From the genome of Impatiens glandulifera chromosome 9, dImpGla2.1, whole genome shotgun sequence, one region includes:
- the LOC124914869 gene encoding RING-H2 finger protein ATL72-like yields MEERHVAYFGRHLLLDNNNIAATLPPANGTNPPANTNNSDFENNMVVILAGLLCALICVLGLNSMLRCVFRCCQRFRVERPPDQESGQLGSSSSAAGLKKEALNQIPVEVYSVEVGIPMTGECPICLGEFTEGEKVRILPECRHGFHAKCIDKWLSSSSSCPTCRAALA; encoded by the coding sequence ATGGAAGAAAGACATGTGGCTTACTTTGGCCGCCACCTCCTACTGGACAACAACAACATTGCCGCGACACTCCCGCCGGCGAACGGAACGAATCCTCCGGCGAACACCAACAATTCGGATTTCGAGAACAATATGGTAGTCATTCTAGCCGGGCTCCTCTGTGCCCTGATTTGCGTTCTCGGGCTCAACTCCATGTTACGCTGCGTGTTTAGGTGTTGCCAGCGATTTCGGGTAGAGAGGCCGCCGGATCAGGAGTCGGGTCAATTGGGTTCGTCGTCGTCGGCGGCGGGGCTAAAGAAGGAGGCGCTGAATCAGATTCCGGTAGAGGTGTACAGTGTGGAGGTTGGGATTCCGATGACTGGAGAGTGCCCAATTTGCCTTGGAGAGTTTACGGAAGGAGAGAAGGTGAGGATTTTGCCTGAATGCAGACACGGGTTTCACGCCAAATGTATTGATAAATGGCTCTCTTCAAGCTCCTCCTGTCCCACTTGCCGGGCGGCTCTTGCttga
- the LOC124915377 gene encoding taxadiene 5-alpha hydroxylase-like: MDIVLLTAILLFSIYFISLLQRGKGRNLPRGSLGWPVIGETLSFLKAQKTDSGANWIDDRVKRYGKVFKTSLMGAPTIVMVGQAGNKFILGSDEDILVAQQPKTLSSIAGKNNIIELTGSRYKLIKGAMLSFLKPESLQNYITEMDEMVTNLLNTETEQSDTLQTVAFMKKITYNIACTVLFGFRETQTREDFSDDLRIALAAVWSLPLNLPGTAFRRGLKARSRIVERLRPIMRSRRDGLEKGLLDANSEVMTSLLSLRDEKGELLKEEYVVDNFITLLIASHDTSAILLSLMVWKMSTDKDVYNRVLEEQMGILRGKGGMEESLKWTDIQKMKYTWRFAQEIMRVIPPAFGSFRKAIKDTTFGSFDIPKGWQVFWVSHGTHMDDNIFENATKFDPNRFENQSKPVPPYAYVPFGGGRHSCIGNEFARVESLISIHKLVTMFEWSPVHPNEVITRQPMPYPSMGLPIKLKPRI, from the exons atgGATATTGTTCTCTTAACAGCAATTCTACTATtctccatttattttatttcacttctCCAAAGAGGAAAAGGTCGAAATCTTCCTCGCGGATCTCTGGGCTGGCCGGTGATTGGGGAGACGTTGAGCTTTTTAAAGGCTCAAAAGACAGATTCCGGCGCAAACTGGATCGACGATAGGGTGAAGAGATATGGAAAGGTGTTCAAAACCTCTTTAATGGGTGCGCCCACCATAGTTATGGTGGGTCAGGCCGGTAACAAGTTCATTTTGGGTTCGGACGAGGATATCCTCGTCGCTCAACAGCCTAAAACATTGTCATCTATTGCAGGCAAGAACAACATAATTGAACTCACAGGTTCAAG atacaaattaataaagggGGCAATGTTAAGTTTCTTAAAGCCAGAAAGCCTACAAAACTACATAACTGAAATGGATGAAATGGTCACAAACTTACTAAACACAGAAACAGAACAATCCGACACACTTCAAACCGTTGCATTCATGAAGAAGATAACATACAACATAGCTTGCACAGTTCTGTTCGGTTTTCGCGAAACACAAACCAGGGAAGATTTCTCTGACGACCTAAGGATAGCCCTCGCAGCAGTCTGGTCCCTTCCCCTGAACCTTCCTGGAACCGCCTTTCGCCGTGGCCTGAAAGCTCGGTCAAGGATCGTCGAAAGGCTGAGGCCGATCATGAGGAGTAGGAGAGATGGACTCGAGAAAGGGTTATTAGATGCTAACAGCGAAGTGATGACGAGTCTCTTATCGTTGAGGGATGAGAAAGGGGAGCTGTTAAAAGAAGAATATGTTGTGGATAACTTCATCACCTTGTTGATTGCTAGCCATGATACTTCTGCTATTCTTTTGAGCTTGATGGTTTGGAAGATGTCCACGGATAAAGATGTTTATAACAGAGTGCTGGAAG AGCAAATGGGAATTCTGAGAGGGAAAGGAGGAATGGAGGAAAGTTTAAAATGGACGGATATACAAAAGATGAAATATACGTGGAGATTTGCGCAAGAGATAATGAGAGTTATTCCTCCTGCATTCGGTAGCTTTAGGAAGGCAATTAAAGATACAACCTTTGGATCTTTTGACATTCCTAAAGGCTGGCAG GTGTTTTGGGTATCACACGGAACTCATATGGACGACAACATATTTGAAAACGCAACTAAATTCGACCCGAATCGATTCGAGAACCAGTCAAAACCAGTTCCACCCTATGCTTACGTTCCGTTTGGTGGGGGGCGACATAGTTGTATAGGAAACGAGTTTGCTAGAGTGGAGAGCTTGATTAGCATCCATAAGTTGGTGACTATGTTTGAGTGGTCGCCGGTGCACCCTAATGAAGTGATCACTCGACAACCCATGCCTTACCCATCCATGGGTCTACCTATCAAGCTCAAGCCAAGAATTTGA